The following are encoded in a window of Streptomyces griseiscabiei genomic DNA:
- a CDS encoding class III extradiol dioxygenase subunit B-like domain-containing protein: MLVAAAVCPCPPLLVPEVAEGAAPELDAVRDACADVLGVLAAARPDRLVVVGPAARDESYPEGARGSFRGFGVDLDVRLGDGDGTAAPLPASLAVAAWLLDRTRWADAPMEGLGVAEPITVERCVRVGRDIAGSAERVALLVMGDASACRTLKAPGYLDDRAAGFDAQVARALAAADAEALKALDAGLAREVQASGRAPWQILAGAAEDAGLFGTLLYDDAPYGVGYLVAAWS; the protein is encoded by the coding sequence ATGCTTGTCGCCGCCGCCGTCTGCCCCTGTCCGCCGCTGCTCGTGCCCGAGGTCGCCGAGGGCGCCGCGCCCGAGCTGGACGCGGTGCGGGACGCGTGCGCGGACGTGCTCGGGGTGCTCGCCGCCGCCCGGCCCGACCGGCTGGTGGTCGTCGGTCCCGCCGCGCGGGACGAGTCGTATCCGGAAGGCGCGCGGGGCTCGTTCCGGGGCTTCGGCGTGGACCTCGACGTCCGCCTCGGGGACGGCGACGGTACGGCCGCCCCGTTGCCCGCCTCCCTCGCCGTCGCCGCCTGGCTGCTCGACCGCACGCGCTGGGCCGACGCCCCCATGGAGGGGCTCGGCGTGGCGGAACCCATCACCGTCGAGCGGTGTGTCCGAGTCGGAAGGGACATCGCCGGGTCGGCCGAGCGGGTGGCCCTGCTGGTGATGGGCGACGCCAGCGCGTGCCGCACGCTCAAGGCACCGGGGTATCTGGACGACCGCGCGGCCGGCTTCGACGCGCAGGTGGCGCGGGCGCTCGCCGCCGCCGATGCCGAGGCTCTCAAGGCGCTGGACGCCGGGCTCGCCCGGGAGGTGCAGGCCTCCGGCCGCGCCCCCTGGCAGATCCTGGCGGGCGCCGCCGAGGACGCCGGGCTCTTTGGGACCCTGCTGTACGACGACGCGCCGTACGGCGTGGGCTATCTGGTGGCCGCCTGGTCGTAG
- the miaA gene encoding tRNA (adenosine(37)-N6)-dimethylallyltransferase MiaA, with protein MSSAVPPPRVIAVVGPTAAGKSDLGVFLAQRLGGEVVNADSMQLYRGMDIGTAKLTPGERAGVPHHLLDIWDVTAAASVAEYQRLARARIDALLADGRWPILVGGSGLYVRGAVDNLEFPGTDPEVRARLEEELTLRGSGALHARLAAADPEAAHAILPSNGRRIVRALEVIEITGRPFTANLPGHDSVYDTVQIGVDVARPELDERIARRVDRMWEAGLVDEVSALEAQGLREGRTASRALGYQQVLAALAGQCTMDEARAETVRATKRFARRQDSWFRRDPRVHWLKGGLADLTELPQLALALVERPVTA; from the coding sequence GTGAGTAGCGCAGTTCCCCCTCCACGAGTCATCGCCGTCGTCGGACCGACCGCGGCCGGAAAGTCCGATCTGGGCGTCTTCCTCGCCCAGCGTCTAGGCGGCGAGGTCGTCAACGCCGACTCCATGCAGCTCTACCGGGGGATGGACATCGGCACCGCCAAGCTGACCCCCGGGGAGCGCGCCGGGGTCCCGCACCACCTCCTGGACATCTGGGACGTCACGGCCGCCGCCAGCGTCGCCGAGTACCAGCGGCTCGCCCGCGCCCGGATCGACGCCCTGCTCGCCGACGGCCGCTGGCCGATCCTGGTGGGCGGCTCCGGGCTGTACGTCCGGGGGGCCGTCGACAACCTGGAGTTCCCCGGCACCGACCCCGAGGTCCGCGCCCGGCTGGAGGAGGAGCTGACCCTGCGCGGCTCCGGCGCGCTGCACGCCCGGCTCGCCGCCGCCGACCCCGAGGCCGCCCACGCGATCCTGCCGAGCAACGGTCGGCGGATCGTCCGCGCCCTCGAAGTGATCGAGATCACCGGACGGCCGTTCACGGCGAACCTCCCGGGGCATGACTCGGTCTACGACACCGTCCAGATCGGTGTCGACGTGGCGCGCCCCGAACTCGACGAGCGCATCGCCCGCCGCGTAGACCGCATGTGGGAGGCCGGTCTGGTCGACGAAGTGAGTGCACTGGAGGCGCAGGGATTGCGCGAGGGGCGTACGGCGTCGCGTGCGCTCGGCTACCAGCAGGTCCTCGCGGCGCTCGCCGGGCAGTGCACCATGGACGAGGCGCGAGCGGAGACCGTGCGCGCCACCAAGCGCTTCGCGCGCCGCCAGGATTCCTGGTTCAGACGCGACCCGCGGGTGCATTGGCTCAAGGGGGGTCTCGCCGACCTGACGGAACTCCCGCAGCTCGCACTGGCGTTGGTCGAACGACCGGTCACAGCCTGA
- a CDS encoding antitoxin, translating to MGLLDNLKSKLSPAKDKVSHLAQKHEDKIQHGLDKAAHTVDRRTKGKYSDRIQSGTGKAKDAMGRLAHQDDDGGRTPPPPAS from the coding sequence ATGGGTCTGCTGGATAATTTGAAATCCAAACTCTCCCCGGCCAAGGACAAGGTCTCGCACCTCGCGCAGAAGCACGAGGACAAGATCCAGCACGGTCTCGACAAGGCCGCGCACACGGTCGACCGGAGGACCAAGGGCAAGTACAGCGACAGGATCCAGTCGGGTACGGGCAAGGCGAAGGACGCCATGGGCCGCCTCGCGCACCAGGACGACGACGGCGGTCGCACACCTCCGCCTCCGGCTTCCTGA